In Girardinichthys multiradiatus isolate DD_20200921_A chromosome 10, DD_fGirMul_XY1, whole genome shotgun sequence, the sequence TTAGTCAACAGTTTCACAATGTGTTTTAATTATTCAGGTTTATTACATCCAAGTATTGTGtctttaaataatcataaaaatcaACCCTCTTCTCCAGGGGCTCCTCCAGAAAATTGGAGTGGCCAAATGGGGACCACTAATAATCTTGGACTGGCATTAAACTGCTTTATTTAGGTACATGGTCCGTGTGTAGTAGGTACGttagcaaacattttaaaagacctATATGTCAAACAGCTTTAACTGAAAAAGTagtaaaaaagattttaactgaTGTATTTTAACAGTCGAAATTCAGGTTATATTTGTTAAACCTTTAAAAATCCCTAACAATAGCTTAGTTtcaaaaaacgttttaaaataTTGCCATGAAATGTCCAATAATtgatttttaatctttttagtAGTTAGTATAAATGTCAATTAACTGGCGTACAGCAGTGTAGTCCATCCTGGGGCACATCAAACCATCCTTATGATATTGTTATATATATGGTCTGATACTCAAAAGTAGCACAGAAACTgcacaaatgcacaaaaaaatacattagtAAATACCTTTTGCGACAACTTGAAGCTTATTGTGTGCCAGTTTAAATTTATGGTCATTAAAAATATGCACATAGGACTGTTTAAACGGGGCGGGCCACAATCCCACTACCTCCAGCCTCCACTTGGTGGCGCAACTACTTACCTTGGAGTTTTACAGTAGACCAAAATCCACTACATAGTATGTAGCATAGCACCAAAACagttgatttttattatttaggtaCTAAAATAATGATAATCAGAGATGAAGGTGGCCATTCCCCCATCCTGCTCTTGTGAGTTCAGTAAAAAACAGATACAGGTTAGTGACATATGCTTTGATGAATTCCTACCTACCTGCAGTGCATGTTTAATCATTCTGCGgaggaaaaaaatccaaatttgtCAACACTGGAACCCGCGGGGCTGACCTCAAAAAAATTGGAATCAACCAGCAAATCAGTGCACCAGTCAGTCGGCTAGAGATTGAAATCGTCCCAATTTTCCCTTGATTGGTACTCTATTGGTGCTTGGCAGGTCAAATGTTTCATCTGTAAGCACACCAACCAGCAGCATTTACTTTGAGacatatttttgcaaaataaaatttagaTAAAGGTTAGAAACACATTCTTTGATCTTgtaatttcttcattttctaCTGGAGTCAACGCTTTTATCTCATTTAAGGAACCTGCagcagtttttttctcttttatgtcaTTGACTTTTGGGAAAGAAAATCGCCACAATTGGCTGGCCAGAGCTCATGGGAAACTGGAAATAAGTATCTGCCAAGAAAAGCCCGATTGGTGCAAAGAGGTAAACAAAACTGTAGAATAAACACTTGCTGGTAGTAGCTTTCTAGTGCTTATTGCTCAGAATAGGATACATTTTTACAATTCTGCTTGCTTTAGAGTAACACAGATATAACAAACAAATGTTAGCTTTTTAATTAGGCTGACAGCACTGTTAGTTTAATAAGGATGCTGAGGGACAAGCCAGACTGATGCATCCCTACAAACGATTGGCGTTTTTGAGTTTGGCATTGAAATCAcccttttgtttgattttacagaaaaagtAGTTTCAAATCcgtattttaaagaatctcttAAGTGAAGAATAATTCTGTTCAGGTTCAGGTTTTAGATTTTGTGTTGAAGTCTATCAAAGGGGCTTAAAAAGAGCGAAATGAAGTGCCGCTGCGATTCGTACGCCAACTTCGCCCCCCTCTCTGTACCGTTACGGCGCCTCCTGCTCAGCCTCACCGTCTCTCAGCCGTTCCCTGTCCGGTGGAGCGGGCGTTACAATGCAGAGGATCACAGCGAAGCATGCTAGATTGGgttcattattaatattattattttgttccagTAAAACCGGAGGAAGCCCCCACCCCCGGACAAGGATAAAGAGTTATTCAGTGAAAGAGGAAAGGGGGGAAGGGAGCAGAAAAAAAGTGTGCCGGACTCTTTCACTGTGACCCCGATTCAGAAATCCCTTGTTGCGGTGCGCCGATCGAAGACAATTGAAAGCAATCAGGATCCAGTTGCCGTCTGGCTGCATGCTGCAGCAGCGAGTACGCTGAGGATTCATTTAAACTAAATATAACCCGGTCCTGCTTCATGCATTTGTCACAGCCGCCATAACTGCATTTTATGTGGGGTAAACTGAGAGCTGGAGTGTGGCAAAGTGCTCATTTGTTTATGTCACTGTTCATGTGGGAGTGTAAGTTTCCAGCGTGGCTCTATGTTTGCTTGTCATCAGCCTATATATAGATGGAAATGCCTAATCCCTGCTCCATCCTTCTCCTCTTTCTCCAGCTGTGTTTAGGTGCTCTCTCCCAGCCCCTCTCTGGATGCATCAGACCCTTCCTCCCCGGGGCCCTGGACCCGGCTTGTGACTCCACCAACTTCACCCCATTCCCCCTCCGTCTCCGCTCCCTCTGCTCCACACTCACCTCCACCTGTCTGTCCCAGAGCTTCTGCTCTGGGCCCCCTGCCCCTCGACCAGCGGGCAGAGGCAGGGGGCCATGGCGCCATGGTAGTCAGGCCCCTCGCCATGAGCAGCGTGACCCCTTCGGAGAGCAGCAGGATTCAGGGGTCAAACTTAACCCCGCTTCACTACAAGCCCTTCAGCTCGCATGAACACTACCAGCAGGTCAGTCAAACCAGATTGTTTCACTGGGTTCCTACATTCTGTAGAGCGtggaatttgatttgttttctagATCTCAGTAAGTTTGGAAAAAGTTttgcattttcagattttatttgtttccacCTAGTCTACATGTTTTATCCATCATTTGATCTATTGACCGATTAATCCATACTTCAGTGATTCCATTCATTTATCTGTCCACTCATTCTTCGCATTCAATAactccattatccatccatgcatcaatTTGGCCATTAACCCATCTGTTCTGTCATTCTGTGCCTCCATTTGTACTTTCATCTTTTATTAATTGGTCCTTCCAATCATCTGTCCTACCGACCCCAAAAAAGTTtggggtgtacttacttttggGAGATATTAGGATGGCACTTGGTGCCAATACTGAAACTGTTTTGGGCCAGTACTGGGCCACCACTAGGTTTTAAGCTGCCGTTGTGCTGGACCATGTGTGGGATATCACTGGAAAACCTGATCTGGGTCATGTTGGCCAAGTGTGACTGCATTGCATGGGCCAGAACTAGGCCAGGTCTCTTTTGCTTTGTGGGTTCTGGTTGtccagcatttttttttctttcaatccATTTGTATCTTATATGTTTGTCTACTGATCAAGTTTGTACTTCTTCAATGCATTTTTCCATTCAGCTTTTTCCATTCATTTGTCCATCTGTTCATCCCTGTGTCCATTGATTCCTCCGTTTGTCCATTCATCAGTCTGTCCATTTTCCCATCAGTGATATCTGCACATCAGTCACGTTTGACAAACcgtttatttttccttctgtcAATCTGTTTgtaatcatccatccatccatccagtctttgttttttccagGTTCCATAATTAAATCCTGATTGTTAGAGAGGTTAAGGTCTAAAAACTCACAGTCTTTTTATCTATTTCAGGTGATGAGTTCTCATTGTAAACTCCAGGAGAGTGGCTTTTACTGGGGGGCCATAGGGGGTCGGGAGGCCAACTACCTGCTGCGCACTGAACCCCCTGGCACTTTCCTTGTCCGCGATTCGTCAGACTGCCACCACTTCTTCACACTGTCTGTACGAACGACTCGAGGAACCAAGAACCTGCGTGTCCACAGTGAGGGTAGGGGCTTCTTCCTGGAGCCAGACCCCCAAAACACAGAGGAGCTACCACAATTTGACTGCGTGTTGAAACTGATTGCGCACTACATGGGGAAAGGGTCGGACACGGGACGGACCAGGGATGGGGCGAACGGAGGAAAAAAAGCAGAGAAGGGAGGCACTGTTTATCTCATCCACACCGGTGGGGAGAAAATCCCGCTGGAGCTGCGGAAGCCCCTAGTAAATTCCCTCTCGTCCCTGCAGCACATGTGCCGGAGGACGCTGAACGGAGCGGGACTAGGAGAGCTGGAGCGGACTGATCAGCTCCCACAGACGCTCAGAGACTTCATGGAGAAGTACGACGCTCCTATCTGACTGACAGGGAACAGTGCAGAGCGGTTCTCAGAGCTGATCAGACTGAGCCTCACATACAGAGATGAGGTTGCTGTGACCAGTATCAGCAGATTTCAGCgccttcttatttttattaaatcgcTGTTGGACTCTGTCTACGTAAGCTCCCGGATGCCGGAGTCCGATTTGGGTAACCGACGATTACCTCGTCTGTCCTGCCTTGGGAGAACCTGACCACTAGTGTTTTGTGGCAGATGAAACCAGAGGTCAAAGGTCAATGTTTCCTATGACTGACTCAGACGCAGAGCAGAGCCTCGAAGAAGATTGTAAACGATGGTGGGATGCCACTGCCGCTGACGTTGGTGGGTTTTAATGCTCTTAAAGAAGCAACGTCCTTATTTTTCCAACACTTTGGATCACAAGTCAGAGAGACATGGGGGGGGAGTGAATaaaggaggagctgcagagaaaagGCAAAGTCCAAACGAGAAGAGAGAGGTAGAGGGAGAGAGCCCAGCATACAGTATTTGTTTGTCTGAGTGTGTGCGTTGTGGTTGTGCACATATTTCCATTCCCTTTTCCCGCAAATGTTGCCACATAGAGGGGAGTGGGCTGGCCATGCACACTAGCTCCACACACACTTATGCAGGTACAGGCCCACATGAAGGTTTTGTGGGACAAAGAAATTCATTACAAAGcgtttcttcttctgctgtttttcttgttCCTCCTTCGTTACTattcccccccttttttttttcttgtgctttGACAGCGACAGAAAACAGACCACAGTCGCCGAGACAAAAGCTTGTTATTGACACAAAGCCTTTGGCAAGggaccaaacaaaaaaagaataaataatttttatccaGACTGCAACGATGTAAAGATCGCTGGAGATTGGCAGTAATAATCCTGGGGATGTGGAAGGAAGAAGGGTGGGAAGATGGAGGGGGAGAAGAGCGGGAAATGGGATTAGGAAAGGGGAAactgaaggaggaggaggagacatACTGGTATACAGCTTGATAAAAACACTGATTAGATTGATGATGCAGTCCAACAGGATGTAGCTTGTGTAAATATAACGGCTTTGGCTCATTCTGAAACCAGATCTTTTTAGAACATTTTAGCTAGAAATTAAACAATCTAACTTCTATTTGCCAACACTgatatctgatttattttttggagGTCTGACCTGCCAgttcagatattttttattattattgtaggACTACAAGACAAACCTATTTGTGTAAATATTGTCTTAATTCAGCAGCTGAACTGCTGCAGGGTCAGTGATACAAACCCAAAGGAAATTTAAGGGATTATAAGTTTTTCCCCctaattttttttctaagaaACTCAAAATCCCATCAAAGGTGTGATGTTTACACagcgaaaaaaaaaagtttagttttgatgcatttaatgtacaaaaaaaaattagatgCACCTATTGATCAGCTAGAAATTTGAATCAGCTGATTATTCCCTTAGTTAGATACAAGCCAAATTTctgattttgttatttttatagtAAGCCTAAAACAAAGATTGTCtatttgtgtaaatgttgttttagGTCAACAATCAAGAGTGCAACAGGTTCATTTATAGAGGTAGCAGTTTTGGATCCATAAGGAAATGAATAGATTGCAGCATTAAACATTATAAAAAGGTAATGACAAGTGCTTAATGCATAAAGGAATTATGTTgcaattttttcagtttctgttggattcaaacaTATTACCTCAATCaaccatttgttttctttaatgtcTGAAAGTCCTTTAAAAAGAATCGCAATTGATAAAAATCAGAATTAGCAGgtcagacctaaaacaaaatattgaaaattgGTATCGGCCAGGAAAAGCCTGAGCAGTGCACCcctgctgaaaacaaataaaaaggtgaTTTTATGCTAATTGTGACCTTCAGACCACATTTGATGGGGTCCCTCTTAAAAACTGCAATAATTGGTAGAGCTGCACCGATCAGACCAATTCCAATTTTCACAGATcccactttttaaaaaaatactagtGATGACTTTCATTAAACTAACAGTAGATGCATATGAATCTTATTTTTCAGACAGATTGATATTTGCATCTCTAAGATTATCAATAACAGATTTCCTTTTGAGCCTTTTGTGTTGAATTATTTgcctgctctctctctctcctcttcctGCACCATTCATGAAGGAGTTAGGAGGGAACTTGCTGTTATTTGGactgtttataattttttttgtgcCTCTGGAGAACATCAAGGGAACAAAAGAGTTCCCTTAAGAGATTCTTAAAAAATGCCTTTTGTAAAACTAACTGCAAGACTCAGATTGGACccatatttttatctttttgttgtgttttcctCATGCTCATACTCACCTGTGATCCATATTGGAGTGGTAGCCTCTTTTTTTACATCATGAAACAGTGTGAGTTCACGTAGCCACAGTGATGCAcatcgttttttgtttttttttaatggtcaGATCTGGGTCTTACTGTCTTGCATCAAACACCAAGTTCTTACATGTTGTGCTGCAGCAGTAGGCTGCGTGTGTGTGAATCATTTGTCTTTTATAAAGACTCACTTGCAAAAGGCTGGCCACTAGTCTGGCAAAAATACAAGCTGTAATATCTGCAATGTCAAAAGCATtacataataaatgaaaaaggaacattgcacatatttatatttctaaaatatttcaataatttatATTAAAGAGCACTATTTTTACAAAAGCCAATTCAATGTGTCCTGTGTGTTATTTCCTCACTGTTTGCCTCCTGCGCTGCTTCTCCTTTTctcccccctgagtcaatattgACTGGATATGCTTTAACTTACTGTAATGTATTGTAAAGTAGTCTGTATTCCAGCAATTCCTGGCTTCACAACAAGATTATTTACTGTCAGGTGGGATTGCCTAGCTCTTCAAAGACGTGTTTGTACAGTCTAAGAGTGGGTTTCAAGTGGCAGAGAAGGACGGCCGCACGTTTAAAGGCTTAAAATTATCGCAATCCTCACTTCTCGTATTTTCAGTCGAGCATTGTGGGTAAATTACATAAGCATCAGAGTGTTTAGGAAAGCTGATGCTGATTTGTGAGCCACCCTGTGATAAAGGGATTCCCAGAATCACAGAGTCTGGCAAACCTTTGACACAGCAGTTAGTGTGCAGAAAGCTGGCTTTGGGTTGGACTTGACTGGAAAAGGAATGCAGCAGGATTTTATACATCCTGCCTAGGGGGGGCTAAGAGAGAGAAGATGGTGTCCTCTGAGGAGTGTGTGTGAGGTCAGAAAGGTGAGAGCATCCACGTGGACGAGATTTATGACGAGCTGTGGTTTCAGTCTCAAGCCAGGGCCGAATCTGTGTGTGTTAAGTGagattgctgtttttaaaattaagcaGGAGGTGAGTTTCTTCATTTCTCAGCTCCCCACCTCCACCACATCTTCACACACACACGGTTCCCGTTCCCTGCATACCTTGTGCTCCATCTGAGGCTGGCTTCCAGGAAAGAGGCACTTTAATTGAGTTGAGTTTTTACGGCTTGCCTGGTGTTAGTGTGTGCGTACGAAGAGTGAATGAGTTGTCTCCGCATGAGGGACTGTTTGTGTGCGATAAATGACAGAGCGCTGATGAGAAAACGGTTTATTTCTTCAAGGAAATTCATGCAAAATCAAAGTCGGGCTGAATTTAGAAACATCTGGGAAATGTGGGGTGTAATCAGTAAACATATTTCTCTAAGTCTAGTTTTATGCTTCAGGACAATAAAAAAGGTacacattatttaaatttaacctcaaaatgaaagaatcaccacacttttctttattaaaccaaaagctaaaatgataaaagattTGTTACAGGTGAATCTCAATGAATTAGGatatcatcaaaaagttaatttatttcagtaatgtaGAAATTGAAACTAATGTCAGGTGGATTCATTTTACACATTATCATACATCTCAAGGGTTCATGTTGATTTAGACAATTTTgcattcagtttctcagaaaaaatGAATATTACATAAGCTCTATAAAaggaatttttaatacaataatGTCAGCCTGCAATAATTTTGGCCTTCAATGTGTCTGCATTGGTGGatctgtctctcatcttcctcttcaattcaattcaaaaatactttattaatcccaaagggaaattaaatgttgttgtagctcatattatgaaggtttcctcaaagagccgttgtagatgctgatggctgtgggcaggaaggatctcctgtagcgctccgtcttacagcagatctgaagaagcctctgactaaagacactctgttgttgtaggacagtctgatgaagaggatgctcagggttctccataatgttcttcattttatgaagaatccgtctttccacaatgatctc encodes:
- the socs3b gene encoding suppressor of cytokine signaling 3b; translation: MVVRPLAMSSVTPSESSRIQGSNLTPLHYKPFSSHEHYQQVMSSHCKLQESGFYWGAIGGREANYLLRTEPPGTFLVRDSSDCHHFFTLSVRTTRGTKNLRVHSEGRGFFLEPDPQNTEELPQFDCVLKLIAHYMGKGSDTGRTRDGANGGKKAEKGGTVYLIHTGGEKIPLELRKPLVNSLSSLQHMCRRTLNGAGLGELERTDQLPQTLRDFMEKYDAPI